In the genome of Cryptomeria japonica chromosome 8, Sugi_1.0, whole genome shotgun sequence, one region contains:
- the LOC131857955 gene encoding pentatricopeptide repeat-containing protein At2g13600-like has translation MKLAGLKPNEATYASLFGVCAECGRIEYARNMFDTLPERNVVLWNAMITGYRQNKHGSEVLGLLYQMQRAGIKVDHVSFLCVLGACADLLDVSYGEQIHSNIIKSGFGSNVFVCYALMDMYMKCGRICDARQLFQKLHAQNLVSYTTMIAGYAHNGYAENSLILFSQMQLNSIKPDVTTFTGLVNACASLASLENGEQVHAHILKAGFEKSVFVRSSIVDMYSKCGNIQGAWQVFEEMPENNVILWNAMIASHAHHGYGLRALQLFEKMQHKSIKPDSTTFIAVLSACSHAGLVDEGRFYFEFMSQGHCIEPRVDHYMHMVDLLGRRGLFYEVEDLINRMPFKPDATVWGALVGACKIHGNLELGARAALHLIELEPNTAVPYVLLSSIYAAGGRWEDVEKVRKLLKDRGIKKQPGCSWIVIKTKVNVFVT, from the coding sequence ATGAAACTAGCTGGTCTAAAGCCAAATGAGGCAACATATGCGAGCCTCTTCGGTGTTTGTGCGGAATGTGGCAGAATTGAGTATGCACGCAATATGTTTGACACATTGCCCGAAAGGAATGTAGTTTTATGGAACGCAATGATTACTGGATACAGGCAGAATAAGCATGGATCGGAGGTGTTGGGATTGTTGTACCAAATGCAAAGGGCAGGCATTAAGGTAGACCATGTTAGCTTTCTTTGTGTTCTTGGTGCTTGTGCAGACCTACTAGATGTGAGTTATGGCGAGCagattcattccaacattattAAAAGTGGATTTGGATCAAATGTCTTTGTTTGCTATGCACTTATGGATATGTATATGAAATGTGGTAGAATATGTGACGCGCGACAACTGTTTCAAAAATTGCACGCTCAAAATCTTGTCTCTTACACCACAATGATTGCAGGGTATGCTCACAATGGCTATGCCGAGAATTCCCTGATATTGTTCTCTCAAATGCAATTGAATAGCATCAAACCAGATGTTACTACTTTCACTGGCCTTGTCAATGCTTGTGCCAGTCTTGCATCTCTGGAAAATGGGGAACAAGTGCATGCCCACATTCTGAAAGCTGGATTCGAGAAAAGTGTCTTTGTAAGGAGTTCAATTGTTGATATGTATTCTAAATGTGGAAACATACAGGGTGCATGGCAAGTATTTGAGGAAATGCCCGAGAACAATGTGATtttatggaatgctatgattgcaagcCATGCCCACCATGGCTATGGCCTGAGGGCTCTGCAACTCTTTGAAAAAATGCAACATAAATCTATTAAGCCAGATAGCACCACTTTTATCGCTGTGTTGTCTGCATGTAGTCATGCTGGCTTAGTTGATGAAGGTCGTTTCTACTTCGAGTTTATGAGTCAAGGTCACTGTATAGAACCGAGAGTAGATCATTATATGCACATGGTTGATCTTCTCGGCCGTCGTGGACTTTTTTATGAAGTAGAGGACCTTATCAACAGAATGCCATTTAAACCTGATGCTACCGTGTGGGGGGCTCTTGTGGGCGCGTGCAAAATTCATGGAAATTTAGAGCTAGGAGCACGTGCCGCATTGCACCTTATTGAATTGGAGCCAAATACTGCTGTACCATATGTTTTACTTTCAAGTATTTATGCTGCAGGTGGCAGGTGGGAAGATGTTGAAAAAGTGAGAAAACTTCTGAAAGACAGAGGAATTAAGAAGCAGCCAGGGTGTAGTTGGATTGTGATAAAGACCAAGGTTAATGTATTTGTGACATGA